A genomic region of Metopolophium dirhodum isolate CAU chromosome 1, ASM1992520v1, whole genome shotgun sequence contains the following coding sequences:
- the LOC132953204 gene encoding uncharacterized protein LOC132953204 — MAILLYGAPSWAETMSLVPRNKALVNGVQRKALHRNICGYRTVSETATNILPAHRLPTYWPRNAVPRSAIRGLVYAASTLPVTPQCAEHTLVECPAWDYERIQLERAIGCTVTVASLVPAMLTSPANWQAVKDFSRAVITKKKADERDRERPGGSSRASRARARVGRV; from the exons ATGGCGATACTCCTTTACGGTGCACCATCCTGGGCGGAGACAATGTCCCTGGTCCCAAGAAACAAGGCACTAGTTAACGGCGTGCAGCGGAAGGCGCTACACCGAAACATCTGCGGCTACCGCACAGTGTCGGAAACAGCCACTAACATCCTGCCGGCTCACCGCCTGCCAACTTACTGGCCGAGGAACGCAGTGCCTCGTTCAGCGATAAGAGGTCTGGTGTACGCAGCGAGCACTCTTCCCGTAACACCACAATG CGCGGAACACACGCTGGTCGAATGTCCGGCATGGGACTACGAGAGAATTCAGCTGGAACGTGCGATCGGGTGCACAGTAACAGTAGCCAGCCTCGTGCCCGCTATGCTGACCTCCCCCGCCAACTGGCAGGCCGTCAAAGATTTCTCCAGAGCGGTAATAACAAAGAAAAAGGCCGACGAAAGAGACAGGGAGCGACCAGGTGGATCATCTAGAGCATCTAGAGCAAGAGCAAGAGTAGGGAGGGTCTAG